The following coding sequences lie in one Pontibacter sp. G13 genomic window:
- a CDS encoding L-ribulose-5-phosphate 4-epimerase, translated as MSIYQHIREEAFAANMLLPELNLVIFTFGNVSAADHDMGVFAIKPSGVPYEQLTPGHMVIVDFDGNVVEGELRPSSDTQTHAVLYKHWPELGGISHTHSTYGTAWAQAQQDIPIMGTTHADHTTHDIPCAPPMPDGQIQGDYEYETGFQIMNCFESRGIDHREVEMVLIGNHAPFTWGKNAQKAVYHSAVLEEMARMAYLSLQINPEAPRLKSALIKKHYERKHGAGAYYGQES; from the coding sequence ATGTCCATTTACCAACATATTCGAGAGGAAGCCTTTGCGGCGAACATGCTGCTGCCAGAGCTGAATCTCGTGATTTTTACCTTCGGGAATGTCAGTGCGGCTGACCACGATATGGGCGTATTCGCCATCAAACCCAGTGGGGTTCCCTATGAACAATTGACGCCCGGCCACATGGTGATCGTCGATTTTGACGGAAATGTGGTGGAGGGAGAATTACGACCTTCCTCCGATACCCAGACCCACGCCGTGCTCTACAAGCATTGGCCGGAATTGGGCGGGATTTCCCATACACATTCTACCTATGGAACGGCTTGGGCGCAGGCTCAGCAAGATATTCCGATAATGGGTACGACCCATGCAGACCATACGACCCATGATATTCCTTGTGCGCCTCCCATGCCGGATGGCCAGATCCAAGGAGATTACGAATACGAGACGGGCTTTCAGATCATGAACTGTTTTGAATCTCGGGGGATTGATCATCGCGAGGTGGAAATGGTCCTCATCGGGAATCACGCGCCTTTCACATGGGGAAAAAATGCCCAAAAGGCCGTGTATCACAGTGCCGTGTTGGAGGAAATGGCCCGGATGGCCTATCTCTCCTTGCAGATTAATCCCGAAGCACCTCGACTCAAATCCGCTTTGATCAAGAAGCATTATGAGCGTAAACACGGTGCTGGGGCCTATTATGGACAAGAATCTTAG
- the araA gene encoding L-arabinose isomerase, with the protein MQLSNYEAWFVTGSQHLYGDETLRQVADHAQQIAANLETESDIPVKVVFKPVLTNPEDIFRLALEANAADHCIGLIAWMHTFSPAKMWIAGLQALQKPLLHLHTQFNRDIPWSEINMDFMNLNQSAHGGREFGFINARLRKGRKVVVGHWEDPEVRKRVGVWARAAAGWRESQTLKVARFGDNMRQVAVTEGNKVSAQIQFGYEVHGYGMGDLVAHMEAVSESAVNALLEEYEGSYEMAASLLDGGAQRQSLIDAAKIELGMRSFLVEGGFKAYTDTFENLHGLAQLPGIATQRLMADGYGFGAEGDWKTAALTRVMKVMAEGLEGGNSFMEDYTYHFAPGQNQVLGAHMLEICPSIASGKPRCEVHPLGIGGKEDPVRLVFDSGASPALNASVIDLGNRFRLLVNTVDAIAPEHDLPNLPVARVLWEPHPNLPDAAAAWILAGGAHHTVFSQNLTMEHLEDFADMAGIELVQIDRDTKLFPFKQSLRWNEMYYHIAGI; encoded by the coding sequence ATGCAACTCTCGAATTATGAAGCCTGGTTTGTGACTGGCAGCCAGCATCTCTATGGAGACGAAACCCTGCGCCAGGTAGCGGATCACGCGCAACAGATCGCGGCGAATCTAGAGACGGAATCGGACATTCCCGTGAAGGTGGTTTTCAAGCCTGTCCTCACCAATCCTGAAGATATTTTCCGATTGGCACTGGAAGCCAATGCGGCCGACCACTGTATCGGCTTGATCGCATGGATGCATACTTTTTCCCCTGCCAAAATGTGGATTGCGGGACTACAGGCTTTGCAGAAACCCCTGTTGCATTTGCATACCCAATTCAACCGTGACATTCCTTGGAGCGAGATCAACATGGATTTCATGAATCTCAACCAATCTGCTCATGGAGGTCGCGAATTTGGATTTATCAATGCACGTCTTCGAAAAGGCCGAAAAGTCGTTGTGGGGCATTGGGAAGATCCCGAAGTCCGGAAACGCGTGGGCGTATGGGCGCGTGCCGCTGCTGGATGGAGAGAATCTCAAACGCTCAAAGTGGCTCGATTTGGCGACAATATGCGTCAGGTAGCCGTAACCGAAGGCAACAAGGTCTCTGCGCAGATCCAGTTCGGATATGAGGTCCATGGGTACGGAATGGGGGATCTGGTTGCTCACATGGAGGCCGTCTCCGAATCTGCCGTGAATGCCCTCTTGGAGGAATATGAAGGGAGCTACGAAATGGCTGCATCGCTATTGGATGGAGGTGCCCAGCGACAATCGCTGATCGATGCCGCTAAGATCGAATTGGGGATGCGGAGTTTTCTCGTCGAAGGAGGCTTCAAGGCCTATACCGATACCTTCGAAAATCTGCATGGGTTGGCTCAGTTGCCCGGTATTGCCACCCAGCGATTGATGGCGGATGGCTATGGATTCGGTGCCGAGGGAGACTGGAAAACCGCAGCTTTGACGCGGGTGATGAAGGTGATGGCCGAAGGATTGGAGGGAGGAAATTCCTTCATGGAGGACTACACGTATCACTTTGCGCCCGGACAAAATCAAGTATTGGGTGCACACATGCTGGAGATATGCCCAAGCATCGCCTCGGGGAAACCCCGTTGTGAGGTGCATCCGCTGGGAATTGGCGGAAAGGAAGACCCTGTCAGATTGGTGTTTGATTCAGGTGCTTCTCCTGCTTTGAATGCTTCAGTCATCGATTTGGGCAATAGATTCCGACTCTTGGTGAATACTGTAGATGCTATCGCTCCGGAACATGACCTGCCGAATCTGCCAGTTGCACGGGTATTGTGGGAACCTCACCCCAATCTTCCAGATGCAGCAGCAGCCTGGATCTTGGCGGGGGGAGCTCACCACACCGTATTCAGTCAGAATCTCACGATGGAGCATTTGGAGGATTTTGCGGATATGGCAGGAATCGAATTGGTACAGATTGATCGGGATACAAAGCTCTTTCCATTCAAGCAATCGCTTCGATGGAATGAAATGTATTACCATATTGCAGGTATCTGA